In one Bacillus sp. Marseille-P3661 genomic region, the following are encoded:
- a CDS encoding DNA-3-methyladenine glycosylase I gives MKRCTWCTDDPIYIKYHDEEWGVPVYDDHKLFEMLILEGAQAGLSWLTILKKRDNYRKAFDNFDPNIIAQYNEQKLNELLNNPGIVRNRLKINATITNAKAFLKVQEEFGTFSQYIWQFVNRAPQVNHWKSQAEVPITTSESDKMSKDLKKREFKFVGSTICYSYMQAVGMVNDHLVDCFCHQR, from the coding sequence ATGAAAAGATGTACATGGTGTACAGATGATCCTATATATATTAAATACCATGATGAGGAATGGGGAGTCCCCGTTTATGATGATCATAAACTTTTTGAAATGTTAATCTTAGAAGGTGCACAAGCAGGTCTCAGTTGGCTTACTATTCTCAAAAAACGGGACAACTACCGAAAAGCTTTCGATAACTTTGACCCAAATATTATTGCACAATATAACGAACAAAAGCTTAATGAGCTTTTAAATAACCCAGGTATTGTAAGAAATAGACTTAAAATTAATGCAACAATAACAAATGCAAAAGCATTCTTAAAAGTACAAGAAGAGTTTGGTACTTTTAGTCAATACATATGGCAGTTTGTAAATCGTGCACCTCAAGTAAATCATTGGAAAAGCCAAGCTGAGGTACCCATTACAACTTCTGAAAGTGACAAAATGAGTAAAGACTTAAAAAAGCGGGAATTTAAATTTGTCGGTTCTACCATTTGCTACTCCTATATGCAAGCTGTAGGGATGGTAAATGATCATCTCGTAGATTGTTTTTGTCATCAACGGTAG
- a CDS encoding FbpB family small basic protein: MKKRRPKFEDLIKQNKLELMENKKELDRIDLKIENKHAKELELVAK, encoded by the coding sequence ATGAAAAAAAGAAGGCCAAAATTTGAGGATCTAATTAAACAAAACAAGTTAGAATTAATGGAGAATAAAAAAGAATTAGACAGGATCGATTTAAAAATTGAAAACAAGCATGCAAAAGAGTTAGAACTTGTTGCAAAATAA
- a CDS encoding extracellular solute-binding protein — protein MNCHLSSIGLTLFSIITIAGCSNTDTVSTKGETEHLVPIKVIAESPEAISYFQMKEEEIKEKYGIELVYNYPQRITDRLEDYLFSTNEKYNIFVTFPVKIPMYVERMLLPLDSYIVSEPQFDQNFIPIYRKLYMNYKGHDYGMVYDGDARLLFYRKDLFKQYNDDYKKR, from the coding sequence ATGAATTGCCATTTATCGTCAATAGGACTGACTTTATTTTCTATTATAACAATAGCTGGATGCAGTAATACAGATACTGTTTCTACTAAAGGGGAAACTGAACATCTAGTGCCTATAAAAGTTATAGCCGAATCACCCGAAGCCATCTCCTATTTTCAAATGAAAGAAGAAGAAATTAAGGAGAAGTATGGGATAGAACTAGTTTATAACTATCCACAAAGAATAACTGATCGACTAGAGGATTATCTATTCTCAACTAATGAAAAGTATAATATATTTGTAACTTTTCCTGTAAAGATTCCGATGTATGTAGAACGTATGTTATTACCTTTAGATTCCTATATAGTTTCAGAACCTCAATTTGATCAAAATTTTATTCCAATTTATCGAAAACTATATATGAATTACAAGGGTCATGACTACGGTATGGTATATGACGGTGATGCACGTTTACTATTTTACCGCAAAGATTTATTTAAACAATATAACGATGATTATAAAAAAAGGTAA
- a CDS encoding alpha/beta hydrolase — protein sequence MRPILILTKDQMKNFFVNTVFLGLVGIIVLTSITVYVGYKVMNPMKLAIMRLPSEYHLQYENASFNNIYDGVELKGWWIPSTKYDFISQKAVIFSHSYGDNREAMPIETLKLAKRLSTEGFHVLMYDFRNSGESGGSITTIGRKEKTDLLSAINYVKKEKGIHDIALIGWSMGAATSIIVGSESDDVKVVIADSPFADLEKYTVERFSYWTGLPSPFGKYMINIAQNIFVELNLADVKPYIAAKAYESKGLLLIHSKKDGAISYKESELIYSNAPNAELWITKKGGHIRNYKHQKEVYEERIIEFINKYIQNDYTFGRI from the coding sequence ATGAGACCCATACTAATCTTAACAAAAGACCAAATGAAGAACTTTTTTGTCAATACGGTATTTCTGGGGCTAGTCGGTATAATAGTGTTAACAAGTATTACGGTTTATGTTGGTTATAAAGTTATGAACCCGATGAAATTAGCCATTATGAGACTACCTTCTGAATACCATTTACAATATGAGAATGCTAGTTTTAATAATATCTACGATGGTGTTGAATTAAAAGGGTGGTGGATACCGAGTACAAAGTATGATTTCATCTCCCAAAAGGCTGTTATTTTTTCACATAGCTATGGTGATAATCGCGAGGCAATGCCAATTGAAACTCTAAAATTAGCGAAACGGCTTTCGACAGAAGGCTTTCATGTATTAATGTATGATTTTAGGAACAGTGGTGAATCTGGAGGAAGTATTACGACGATTGGTAGGAAAGAAAAGACAGATTTATTATCTGCAATTAATTATGTAAAAAAAGAAAAAGGCATACACGATATAGCTTTAATTGGCTGGTCAATGGGTGCTGCAACATCAATTATTGTTGGAAGTGAGTCCGATGACGTGAAGGTTGTAATTGCAGATAGCCCGTTCGCGGATTTAGAAAAGTATACCGTTGAACGTTTCTCTTATTGGACAGGTCTGCCAAGTCCGTTTGGGAAATATATGATTAACATTGCTCAGAATATATTTGTAGAACTTAACTTGGCTGATGTAAAACCATATATTGCTGCTAAAGCATACGAAAGTAAAGGCTTATTATTGATTCATAGTAAAAAGGATGGAGCTATTTCCTATAAAGAAAGCGAACTTATCTATAGCAACGCCCCGAACGCAGAACTTTGGATAACAAAAAAAGGAGGGCACATCCGTAATTATAAGCATCAGAAAGAAGTATATGAAGAACGAATAATAGAATTTATTAATAAATATATTCAAAACGATTATACTTTTGGAAGAATATAA
- a CDS encoding EAL domain-containing protein, giving the protein MASYSAFLNLHVICEGVENESQVDFLQKNNCDEIQGYYFSHPLSSRDLEQKFQDIQHSALHWSKIKQI; this is encoded by the coding sequence ATGGCAAGTTATTCAGCATTTTTGAATTTACATGTTATTTGTGAAGGTGTTGAAAATGAAAGCCAGGTTGACTTTTTGCAAAAAAATAATTGTGATGAAATTCAAGGCTATTATTTCAGTCATCCATTATCATCCCGGGATTTAGAACAAAAGTTTCAGGACATTCAACATTCAGCATTACATTGGTCAAAAATTAAGCAAATATGA
- a CDS encoding alpha/beta-type small acid-soluble spore protein has protein sequence MANNNSNNSNQLLVPGVAQAIDQMKFEIAQEFGVNLGADTTSRANGSVGGEITKRLVSMAQQQMAGFQGQQ, from the coding sequence ATGGCAAACAACAACAGCAATAACAGTAACCAATTATTAGTTCCAGGTGTAGCGCAAGCTATCGACCAAATGAAATTTGAAATCGCTCAAGAATTCGGTGTTAATCTTGGTGCAGACACAACTTCTCGTGCTAACGGATCTGTTGGGGGAGAAATTACGAAGCGCCTAGTATCTATGGCTCAACAACAAATGGCTGGTTTCCAAGGACAACAATAA
- a CDS encoding GDSL-type esterase/lipase family protein: MIILILTLSSCSLSIIKHEESKVTALSSKRSTNIQEKQKVSSEFFFRELYIVALGDSLTAGVGDVSNNKGYLAHIKQKLNANPLVDSQIVNYGISGYNTTDLLNKIKTAEVLNDLKKAEIILLTIGGNDLLKTAVDNFPYFSVDVFTKPRQEYEENLQSIINFIRTHNTESHIILVGLYNPFYKWFNNVPEVNDIINGWNQSSEKILAAYDNTHLVKIDDLFLNRQTELLFDDQFHPNHTGYQLISERVYEVLRAEFYLQ, encoded by the coding sequence ATGATAATTCTTATTCTGACTCTTTCTTCATGTTCTTTATCAATAATTAAGCATGAGGAAAGTAAGGTGACGGCACTGTCCAGTAAAAGGTCAACCAATATACAAGAAAAACAAAAAGTTTCTAGTGAATTTTTCTTTAGGGAATTATATATTGTTGCGCTAGGCGATTCATTAACTGCTGGAGTAGGTGACGTTTCTAATAATAAAGGATATTTAGCCCATATTAAACAGAAATTAAACGCAAACCCACTTGTCGATTCGCAAATAGTTAATTATGGGATTAGCGGATACAATACAACTGATTTGTTAAATAAAATAAAAACAGCTGAGGTTTTAAACGATCTGAAAAAAGCAGAGATTATACTCTTAACGATTGGTGGAAATGACCTTTTAAAAACAGCAGTTGATAACTTCCCGTATTTTTCTGTCGATGTTTTTACAAAACCAAGGCAGGAATATGAAGAAAATCTTCAGTCTATTATTAATTTTATTCGTACCCATAATACGGAGTCTCATATTATATTAGTGGGGCTTTATAATCCTTTCTATAAATGGTTTAATAATGTTCCTGAGGTAAACGACATTATTAACGGATGGAATCAAAGTAGTGAAAAAATATTAGCAGCTTATGATAACACCCATTTGGTTAAAATTGATGATCTGTTTCTCAACCGTCAGACTGAACTTTTATTTGATGATCAATTTCACCCCAATCATACAGGTTACCAATTGATTAGTGAGCGTGTTTATGAGGTTCTACGTGCAGAGTTTTATCTCCAATAA
- a CDS encoding glutathione peroxidase, whose protein sequence is MNIYQYTVKNINGDDISLSDYKGKVLLIVNTASNCGFTPQLSQLQNIYDMYNEQGFTILGFPCNQFANQEPGTNFEIHGFCNLNYGVTFPLFEKIAVNGQHAHPLFKFLKVQAPGILGTKSIKWNFTKFLVTADGQVFKRYSPNIQPVKLINDIESLL, encoded by the coding sequence ATGAATATATATCAATATACAGTAAAGAACATAAATGGAGATGATATCAGTTTAAGCGACTATAAAGGCAAAGTTTTATTAATTGTTAATACAGCTAGCAATTGTGGATTTACTCCCCAATTGTCGCAACTTCAAAATATTTATGATATGTATAACGAACAAGGATTTACTATTCTTGGCTTCCCTTGTAATCAGTTTGCGAATCAAGAGCCTGGGACCAATTTTGAAATACATGGCTTTTGCAATTTAAATTACGGTGTGACTTTTCCGTTATTTGAAAAGATAGCTGTAAATGGTCAACATGCACATCCTCTTTTCAAATTTTTGAAAGTACAGGCACCTGGTATTCTTGGTACTAAAAGTATCAAATGGAATTTCACAAAGTTTCTTGTTACTGCTGACGGACAGGTTTTTAAACGATACTCTCCTAATATACAGCCAGTTAAACTAATCAATGATATTGAATCACTATTATAA
- a CDS encoding CPBP family intramembrane glutamic endopeptidase: MYIFKNKYGLVRAGWLILAAMFFYISGQIIFSLPGFYLFESIRSSEKQTEILTEISNFPWIQLMINGGGVLGSLLMTLLAWKLLNRKSILDLGLLINVSHIKDLAAGLILGSCSMTAIFVILLVTNAIQLENSLLAPQFSIYSLSFLILFILVGFSEEIFFRGYIMCTMVGRYHSTWLSYVVSAIVFSIAHGSNPNISLLGLINIGLVGLLFSYMYWTTKNLWMPIGYHITWNYFQGNVFGFPVSGTDPHGLYNITVNDTANTFTGGEFGPEGGILATVIIFIGIIITNVYCRRRKKAR; this comes from the coding sequence ATGTATATATTTAAAAATAAATACGGATTAGTTCGGGCTGGATGGCTCATACTAGCAGCAATGTTTTTTTATATAAGTGGCCAGATTATTTTTTCTTTACCTGGTTTCTATTTATTTGAAAGCATCAGAAGTAGTGAGAAACAAACAGAAATTTTAACAGAGATTAGTAATTTTCCATGGATCCAATTAATGATTAATGGTGGCGGTGTTTTGGGATCGCTTTTAATGACATTACTTGCCTGGAAACTGTTGAACAGGAAATCGATACTTGATTTAGGCTTACTCATTAACGTTTCACATATTAAAGATTTAGCTGCAGGATTAATACTTGGTAGTTGTTCAATGACGGCTATTTTTGTAATTTTGTTGGTAACGAATGCGATCCAATTGGAAAATAGTCTGCTAGCGCCGCAATTTTCTATATATTCTTTGAGTTTTCTGATTTTATTTATATTAGTTGGTTTCTCAGAGGAAATTTTTTTCCGTGGCTACATAATGTGTACGATGGTTGGGCGTTATCATTCAACTTGGTTATCTTATGTCGTATCAGCGATAGTTTTTTCGATTGCACATGGCTCAAATCCAAATATTAGTTTGCTAGGATTAATTAATATCGGATTAGTCGGTTTATTGTTTTCTTATATGTACTGGACTACAAAAAATTTATGGATGCCAATAGGGTATCATATAACATGGAACTATTTTCAAGGAAACGTATTTGGATTTCCGGTCAGCGGAACAGATCCCCATGGACTATATAATATAACAGTGAACGATACAGCGAATACCTTTACAGGAGGGGAGTTTGGGCCTGAGGGGGGCATTCTTGCGACCGTAATCATTTTTATAGGGATTATTATAACGAATGTCTATTGCAGAAGAAGAAAGAAGGCAAGGTAA
- the fumC gene encoding class II fumarate hydratase, translating to MDFRIERDTLGDVQVPIDKAWGAQTQRSKQNFKIGEERMPMKVIYAFAILKKSAAIVNEQLGKLEKEKANVIRAAADEIIDGKWDDHFPLVVWQTGSGTQSNMNINEVIAHVGTEKLRTLGSSLKLHPNDDVNKSQSSNDTFPTAMHIAAVLAIENNLLPKIKRLQETLKKKSEQNKNIIKIGRTHLQDATPLTLGQEISGWQRMLEKNEKMLNDSLVYLRELAIGGTAVGTGINAHPKFGEKVAEQITHFSGSKFVTAINKFHALTSHDEIVHVHGALKALAADLMKIANDVRWLASGPRCGIGEISIPENEPGSSIMPGKVNPTQSEALSMISCQVFGNDATIGFAASQGNFELNVFKPVIIYNFLQSVQLLSDGIRSFHDNCVIGIEPKKEIIKHYVEDSLMLVTALNPHIGYEKAAEIAKKAFKDNSTLKEAALKLGYLTETEFDAIVIPEEMVFPKG from the coding sequence ATGGATTTTCGGATAGAAAGGGACACACTTGGTGATGTTCAAGTCCCAATAGATAAAGCCTGGGGCGCTCAGACTCAAAGAAGTAAACAAAATTTTAAAATTGGTGAAGAAAGAATGCCGATGAAAGTGATCTACGCATTTGCGATTTTGAAAAAGAGTGCAGCTATTGTTAACGAGCAATTAGGAAAATTAGAGAAAGAGAAAGCAAATGTTATCAGAGCAGCGGCAGACGAAATAATTGATGGTAAGTGGGACGATCATTTTCCTCTTGTTGTTTGGCAAACAGGGAGTGGAACTCAATCAAATATGAATATAAATGAAGTTATTGCCCATGTTGGTACAGAAAAGCTAAGAACATTGGGTTCTAGTTTGAAATTGCATCCAAATGATGATGTTAATAAATCTCAAAGCTCTAACGATACCTTTCCAACTGCGATGCACATCGCAGCAGTTTTAGCTATTGAGAATAATTTGTTGCCTAAAATTAAACGTTTGCAAGAAACACTTAAAAAGAAAAGTGAGCAAAATAAGAATATTATTAAAATAGGACGTACACATCTTCAGGATGCAACTCCACTAACACTTGGCCAGGAAATATCAGGATGGCAGCGTATGCTCGAGAAAAATGAAAAGATGCTTAATGACAGTCTAGTTTATTTGAGGGAACTGGCCATTGGGGGGACAGCTGTTGGGACTGGAATTAATGCCCATCCTAAGTTTGGCGAAAAAGTTGCAGAGCAAATCACACATTTTTCAGGAAGCAAATTTGTGACTGCAATAAATAAATTTCATGCGTTAACAAGCCATGATGAGATTGTTCATGTACATGGTGCTCTGAAGGCATTAGCAGCGGATCTAATGAAAATTGCCAATGATGTTCGTTGGCTTGCTAGTGGACCAAGATGTGGAATTGGAGAAATATCTATACCAGAAAATGAGCCGGGTAGCTCGATCATGCCGGGTAAAGTAAATCCAACCCAAAGTGAAGCGCTATCGATGATTAGTTGCCAAGTATTTGGAAATGACGCAACAATAGGATTTGCTGCTAGCCAAGGTAATTTTGAATTAAATGTATTTAAGCCTGTTATTATTTATAATTTTCTTCAATCGGTTCAGCTATTGTCTGACGGCATCCGATCTTTTCATGATAATTGTGTAATTGGAATCGAACCGAAGAAAGAAATAATTAAGCATTATGTTGAAGATTCATTAATGCTTGTAACAGCCTTAAATCCACATATCGGTTATGAAAAAGCTGCGGAAATTGCTAAAAAAGCATTTAAAGATAATAGTACATTAAAAGAAGCTGCACTGAAGCTTGGCTATTTAACAGAAACAGAATTTGATGCTATTGTAATTCCAGAAGAAATGGTCTTTCCAAAAGGATAA
- a CDS encoding FUSC family protein, giving the protein MTLGPRVIKTGISVTLALYICSLLSLEPAVFAGVAAIVTIQPSVYRTWQQVIDQLKTNTLGALIALAAVYYFGSNPFSIGVVLIVVILISLKLKMERTISLSLVTVLAIMSAPGDGDLGIYTFNRFLIILIGMTSAFLVNILIYPPTHRNNYLDQSRVVFDNMSLLIRTSISNEMKEKLFQEQLVKLERDMDKLKEQFKMFDEEREKLAKLKPVDQREIIVFKQMLKSLQLGADVLKIIDEHYFQSKSSELENQLFDAHLEYLIKCHEHFLLKYDGKIKVDEHRLDNVTTESRAFLEKVMDTSKSGSDKLRLVIVGSTIYEYAFQLERLNQLIEHFLKKK; this is encoded by the coding sequence GTGACGTTAGGTCCACGTGTTATAAAAACGGGTATTTCAGTAACATTGGCATTATATATTTGTTCATTATTAAGCCTTGAACCAGCTGTTTTTGCTGGAGTAGCAGCTATAGTAACGATTCAGCCTTCTGTATATCGGACGTGGCAACAGGTAATAGATCAACTTAAAACTAATACACTAGGGGCACTTATTGCCTTAGCAGCAGTTTATTATTTTGGCAGTAACCCTTTTTCGATTGGTGTTGTATTAATTGTTGTTATATTAATTAGTTTAAAACTAAAAATGGAACGAACTATTTCATTAAGTCTTGTTACCGTATTAGCGATTATGAGTGCTCCGGGAGATGGTGACCTTGGGATATATACGTTTAACCGATTTTTGATTATATTAATCGGGATGACCTCAGCATTTTTAGTTAATATCCTAATTTATCCACCTACACATAGAAATAACTATTTAGATCAAAGTAGGGTAGTATTTGATAATATGTCGTTACTTATCCGAACATCCATCTCAAATGAAATGAAAGAAAAGCTTTTTCAAGAGCAATTAGTAAAGTTAGAAAGAGATATGGATAAGCTAAAAGAACAATTTAAGATGTTTGATGAAGAACGAGAAAAGTTGGCGAAACTAAAGCCTGTAGATCAACGAGAGATAATCGTTTTTAAGCAAATGCTGAAATCACTGCAACTGGGTGCAGATGTTCTTAAAATAATTGATGAACACTATTTTCAAAGCAAATCGTCGGAGTTGGAAAATCAACTTTTTGATGCCCACTTAGAGTATTTGATAAAATGTCACGAGCATTTCTTATTAAAGTATGATGGTAAGATAAAGGTGGATGAACACCGGTTGGACAATGTAACAACTGAAAGCAGGGCGTTCCTCGAAAAGGTAATGGATACATCTAAAAGTGGTAGTGATAAATTACGCCTTGTTATTGTGGGGTCCACTATATATGAATATGCTTTTCAATTAGAAAGATTAAATCAATTAATTGAACATTTTCTTAAAAAGAAGTGA
- a CDS encoding DUF3231 family protein, with translation MGILSGNPKDEPMHYGEVFGAWSYLNVAQAAVAGLQVMLNHTGDEDLYRLIEEAIQNSKQEAKQIEELLKENGVALPPAPPERAEACLEDIPAGARIQDPEVSASISKDLAAGLVACSHIIGQCTREDIAMMFGQFHNQKMALAGKFLRLNKEKGWLVVPPLHHHKKEC, from the coding sequence ATGGGGATACTGAGTGGAAATCCTAAAGATGAACCGATGCATTATGGTGAGGTGTTTGGGGCATGGTCATATTTAAATGTAGCTCAAGCAGCTGTGGCAGGTTTGCAAGTAATGTTAAACCACACTGGAGATGAAGACCTCTATAGATTAATTGAAGAGGCTATTCAAAACAGCAAACAAGAAGCTAAACAAATCGAAGAACTCCTTAAGGAAAATGGGGTAGCATTACCTCCTGCACCACCTGAACGTGCAGAGGCATGTTTAGAAGATATTCCAGCCGGAGCAAGGATTCAAGATCCAGAAGTTTCAGCAAGCATTTCAAAGGATCTTGCAGCCGGCTTAGTGGCCTGCAGTCATATCATTGGTCAATGTACACGTGAAGATATTGCCATGATGTTCGGTCAATTTCATAATCAAAAAATGGCATTAGCCGGAAAATTTTTACGCTTAAATAAAGAAAAAGGTTGGTTGGTAGTTCCGCCACTCCATCATCATAAAAAAGAATGTTAA
- a CDS encoding thiol-disulfide oxidoreductase DCC family protein yields the protein MNAVILFDGDCNFCDQSVQFILKTESSGYFKFASLQGKYADELLRAYRIPSNVDSLILIEDGRYYLKSTAALRISRKLKFPWRFLFVFVLIPARIRDILYDLFAKNRYKWFGKKMSCLVPSPEIRKRFLD from the coding sequence TTGAATGCTGTAATTTTGTTTGATGGGGACTGCAACTTTTGTGATCAAAGCGTTCAATTTATCTTAAAAACGGAAAGTAGTGGATATTTTAAATTTGCATCATTGCAAGGAAAATACGCTGATGAATTATTAAGGGCTTATCGAATACCGTCGAATGTCGATAGCTTAATATTAATAGAAGATGGCCGCTATTATTTGAAATCAACTGCAGCTTTGCGAATTTCGCGGAAATTAAAGTTTCCCTGGAGATTTCTATTTGTATTTGTTCTAATACCAGCTAGGATTCGTGACATTCTTTATGATCTTTTTGCTAAGAACCGTTATAAGTGGTTTGGCAAAAAGATGAGCTGCCTGGTTCCTTCGCCTGAAATCCGCAAAAGATTTTTAGATTGA
- a CDS encoding metal-sensitive transcriptional regulator, which translates to MEYPQEVKNRLKRIEGQVRGVLRMMEEDKDCKDVITQLSAASSAIDRAIGYIVAKNLEHCIRKQSETGESAEDVINEAVQMIVKSR; encoded by the coding sequence TTGGAATATCCTCAAGAGGTGAAAAATCGATTAAAACGTATAGAAGGACAAGTGCGCGGCGTGTTAAGAATGATGGAAGAAGACAAGGATTGTAAAGATGTTATAACACAATTATCTGCAGCTAGTTCAGCCATTGACCGTGCAATTGGATATATTGTAGCTAAAAACTTAGAACATTGTATTCGCAAACAAAGTGAAACTGGTGAAAGTGCTGAAGATGTTATTAACGAAGCAGTTCAAATGATTGTAAAAAGTCGATAA
- a CDS encoding DedA family protein, with amino-acid sequence MDISTLLPYIREYGYFALYIILWIGFFGFPVPNEVIVMTSGLIGSRSLLEPFFTFIVTYLGVISSLTTLFFLGRFENKVKKGRFKSEKILKAKEMIRKHGAFSLVISYYLPTVRHLIPFILGTDNFSYRKFALYSYTNALVWTTIYYSLGFWFGEHIHEIGEIVYRYGLYTLIILATIFIIFMLVRKVKRNQPSN; translated from the coding sequence ATGGATATTAGTACATTACTGCCTTATATACGGGAATATGGTTATTTTGCTCTTTATATAATATTGTGGATTGGCTTTTTTGGCTTTCCTGTTCCTAATGAGGTTATTGTGATGACAAGTGGCTTAATCGGAAGTCGAAGTCTTTTAGAACCATTTTTTACTTTTATAGTTACGTATTTAGGAGTAATCTCAAGCCTTACAACACTCTTCTTCCTCGGAAGGTTCGAAAATAAAGTAAAGAAAGGGAGGTTTAAATCAGAAAAAATTCTGAAAGCTAAAGAAATGATTAGGAAGCATGGTGCTTTTTCATTAGTAATCAGTTATTATCTGCCAACTGTTCGTCATCTAATTCCGTTTATTCTTGGTACTGATAATTTTTCATACCGAAAATTTGCATTATATTCATATACAAACGCTCTTGTATGGACGACTATATATTATTCTTTAGGATTTTGGTTTGGAGAACATATTCATGAAATTGGGGAAATAGTATATCGTTACGGATTATATACTTTGATCATATTGGCCACGATTTTCATTATTTTTATGTTAGTTAGAAAAGTTAAAAGGAATCAGCCATCAAATTAA
- a CDS encoding YpmS family protein, producing MNKWKLLFFILLSVNLIFLTLIFYVIYKPQQNIEKLHSVNFNNEQKLQFLVQTNKYTLNNYINEYINKNSSKPPYTYRVLLEDDVKLSGHMEIFTNKVEYLLTFDPQVTRDGNLLLRQKQISLGRLELPAPFVLSYIEKYYQLPDWVSIYPNEKTIHLKITDLTFAQKYKLIMKEFNLKKNEIVFNLSTVE from the coding sequence ATGAATAAATGGAAACTTCTTTTTTTTATTTTATTAAGCGTGAATTTAATCTTCCTCACTTTAATCTTTTATGTAATATATAAACCACAGCAAAATATAGAAAAACTACACTCTGTAAACTTTAATAATGAACAAAAGCTTCAATTTTTGGTCCAGACCAATAAATACACTTTAAACAATTATATCAATGAATATATTAATAAGAATTCAAGTAAGCCACCCTACACCTATAGAGTGTTACTTGAAGATGATGTAAAATTATCAGGACATATGGAAATTTTCACAAATAAAGTTGAGTACTTATTAACCTTTGACCCACAAGTAACTAGAGATGGTAACCTACTTCTTCGTCAAAAACAAATTTCATTAGGCAGACTAGAGCTCCCAGCCCCTTTTGTATTAAGTTATATCGAAAAATATTACCAGCTCCCTGATTGGGTTTCTATTTATCCAAATGAAAAAACAATTCATCTTAAAATAACAGACCTTACATTTGCTCAGAAATATAAACTTATTATGAAAGAATTTAATTTAAAAAAAAATGAAATAGTCTTCAATTTATCAACAGTAGAGTAA
- a CDS encoding YkgJ family cysteine cluster protein — MKYLNHDEITAICNNINAKHIPNEHSFEQKLDELFEFNQLNSSEFLRHSFKELLKNVDSEIKVIEEKVDISATCQIGCAHCCYFPIITTALETSLIVNEISKLPDEKKANIIEHLRHYFNVNEQKIQNLCSIDFEEHNDFKYQYIAAQLPCPLLDTTTNTCLAYEVRPIPCRTYLNYSHPNVCKDSFMPKEPFSYEFLHGYYMDSLNEILEAVIYEEDLDIQLEYPNDLFRIDYLPLLLREKLR; from the coding sequence TTGAAATATTTAAACCATGACGAAATTACTGCAATTTGTAATAATATAAACGCTAAACATATCCCGAATGAACATTCCTTTGAGCAAAAGTTAGATGAGTTGTTTGAATTCAATCAGCTCAATAGCTCTGAATTTTTACGGCATTCATTTAAAGAACTGTTAAAAAACGTAGATTCAGAAATTAAGGTCATTGAAGAAAAAGTAGATATTTCCGCTACTTGTCAAATAGGCTGTGCACATTGTTGTTACTTTCCGATCATCACTACTGCATTAGAGACAAGTCTTATTGTCAACGAGATAAGTAAACTACCTGATGAGAAAAAAGCAAATATTATCGAGCATTTACGTCATTACTTTAATGTGAATGAACAAAAAATTCAAAACCTTTGCTCAATCGACTTTGAAGAACACAATGACTTTAAATATCAATATATTGCGGCACAATTACCTTGTCCTTTGTTAGATACAACTACAAATACTTGTCTTGCATATGAAGTTCGCCCTATTCCATGTCGAACATATTTAAATTATAGTCATCCAAACGTATGCAAAGACTCGTTCATGCCTAAAGAACCATTTAGTTATGAATTTTTACACGGGTATTATATGGACTCTTTAAATGAAATTCTTGAAGCAGTAATCTACGAAGAAGATCTGGATATTCAATTAGAGTACCCAAATGATTTATTTAGAATTGATTATCTGCCACTTCTTTTAAGAGAAAAACTTAGATAA